Proteins encoded in a region of the Paramagnetospirillum magneticum AMB-1 genome:
- a CDS encoding DUF882 domain-containing protein, whose amino-acid sequence MFDKAKSRRGFLGLGLSAAATLVISNPVEAAVRRLPERQIHLYNTHTGETLKSVYWAEGHYQTKSIAQISRFLRDHRNGQVHPIDPKLFDLMNSVQRKVGGKGPIHIICGYRSPSTNAIMASLSDGVATQSLHTQGKAVDIRLPGHATRHVGRAALSLKAGGVGMYPESDFVHIDTGRVRTW is encoded by the coding sequence ATGTTCGATAAGGCGAAGAGCCGGCGTGGCTTCCTCGGACTCGGTCTGAGCGCGGCAGCCACCCTTGTGATCAGCAATCCGGTCGAGGCCGCCGTGCGGCGCCTGCCCGAGCGCCAGATCCACCTCTACAACACCCATACGGGCGAGACCCTGAAGTCGGTCTACTGGGCCGAGGGGCACTACCAGACCAAGTCCATCGCCCAGATCAGCCGCTTCCTGCGCGATCATCGCAACGGTCAGGTCCATCCCATCGACCCCAAGCTGTTCGACCTGATGAATTCGGTCCAGCGCAAGGTGGGCGGCAAGGGTCCCATCCACATCATTTGCGGCTACCGCTCGCCGTCGACCAACGCCATCATGGCCTCGCTCAGCGACGGCGTCGCCACCCAGTCCCTGCACACCCAGGGCAAGGCCGTGGATATCCGGCTGCCCGGCCACGCCACCCGCCATGTAGGCCGTGCCGCCCTCTCCCTGAAGGCCGGCGGCGTCGGCATGTATCCCGAATCCGATTTCGTCCACATCGACACCGGACGCGTGCGGACCTGGTAA